The genomic segment TTAACTTTGATGATAACGGGATAGAATCATCTTCTTATACAAATGTAGACCGAACCAAGCGTGGGACAGTGAACTACAAGCTGTTGAAGCAAGTATATTACCCGGTAGAAGGTTTGTCTATGGCGTACACGTACAGCTTATACAATCCGGACGCGCCTGGTTTTTTGGATCGGGGAGTCGTACGCCTGTATCAGGACAAGGAAATGTTGACCTACACTTCCTACCATCCAGTGACTGCTGTCAATTTTCGTTTTGCAAAGACACCTCATCCAGACGACCCAAAGACAGAGTGGTACTCGTACACCAAGTATTATCCAGAGACCAACAAAGAAATCTGGAAGGCGCCCAAATCTGAGTCCGTTAGATTTGCTACGCAGTCCCTTAACCGTGATGGCTCCCGTGTGGTAACCAGCACCCTTCAAGATGGGCTTCTAAACGAGGAAAAAGCGTTTGTGGTCAATGAAGATCGTAACTTCTTGCTGCAATCGGTGAAGAAGTATGTTGGTTCAGGTTCGGATACGGACACAATTCAAGGGGAGCTAAAGCTAACCGAAGGCGACAAAACGTATCTCTTCTCTCCTGTAACATACACGAGTTATTTGTACAACGATCGCGAAACAAAACCGACGTATGTATTTACTTTCCCTGGGCGTCCGGCTTCCATAACAACCGACCAGGATGTGTATTCGTTCCTGTTGGCTCCAAACCCGGACAAACTGTCCAAGGTAAAGGTGCGTATACCCCGTTTGGCGCAAACAACAGAATATGACTATAACAAGTACGGAGATGTCATCAAGGAAGTTGATCCAAAGGGGAATGTAACGGTAACAGAGTATGTTTTCCCTGGAACACCATCCGATTTCCGATTGCCTGGTAGTATCAAAAAGACAGCAGCCGGCAACCCAAGTCATTATCATCAGGAAACGTATACGTACGGAGGGGACAGCTTACTCGCCACTGAAAAAATCGTGGATTCCTACCCAGATGGTATAACCCCACGGGTAGAGCAGATAGACCGTACTTACAGCTACGCAGATAAACAATTGAGATATATTGCAGAAGCAAGTACAGGACCAGATGCCAAAACCACCCTGCAAAACATCGCTTCCTATGAACCGATGGGACTTTATCCCAGTCAGATAACAATGCAGGTAGAGACGGCAGCAGGCCAAAAACAGACCCTGGCGCATAGCTATAGCTATGATGGAATGGGGCGCCTAACTTCTCGCACCTATCCGGACAATACTCTGGTCCAATTTACGTATGATTTACTCGGCCGAAAAACGAAAGAGCTCGTAACAAGCAAGGAACAGACGAGAACGACCAGTTACGCCTATGATGATGCTGTACGTAAAGTAACCATGACCATGCCAGATGGCACGCAGGTGTTTTCCCATTTCACGCCATATGGAGAGGTCGAATACAAAGGACAGATTGGAATAAATGGGGAAGTACGTCCGCTTCTGTACAATACGTATTCTCTGGATGCGAACCATCTATTATCTAGTTCGCCCTTTGCAGATAACAATCGCGCTACGACATTTGTTTACAATGCAGATGGTACCGTATGGCAGAAAAAAGAACCAATAGGCACTACCGTATATTTGCATGCCAATACGATGAACGACGGAACAAACAAAGTTGCTGCCAACACACAACTGACGATCGAGCCTAACGGATTGCAAACAACACAATACCACGATCGCCATGGACAGTTGGAAAAAGAAGTGAAACGAACAGGTGACGGCACTCAAAGCCTAACCACTCATCTATCCCGTAACGATTTCGATCAGGTCATTCGCAAATCTGTTAAAGACCATACTGGTGAGAATCGGGCCTGGGAGTATCGTTACACCAACAATGGCAACCTCGTATACCTGTTAGATCCAGAACAAAACAAATACCGGTATGAATATGATTCACTTGGAAATCTGGTAACCGTAACTGAAAATCAAGTGCTGACTACCAAGAACCATTACAATGCCCTATCTTGGAAAATCAGCGAGCAGGATATTCCATCCGGCGCAACGGAATCGTATAGTTACAATGCAAATGGTACCACTAAGGAATTTAGAGACAAGGCAGGGAATACTCACACCTATGAATACACACCGTTTTACGATGTAGCCAAACTGATTACTAAAAACGCAGCGGGTGTAGTCACCAACGTAGAAACGAACGAGTACGTCCCGAACACCTCCCTGCTCCAAAAAGAAACGAACAGCAACGGGACAGATGGATTGCCAACTGGCAGTCACAATCGGGAAATATCTTATACCTACGATCCATTTCAACGACTGAAGAGCCAGACTGTTTTTGGACGTGCCTATCAATTAGGGTATGCGGATCATGACGACCTCATGGATACCTTCACGTACCCAGATTCTACAACTGTGACATATAGTTACGATTCGGCTAATCGCTTACAGGAAGTAAACAGTCCGCTCACTGGGCTCATTACGTACGATTATCACATGAAGCCTAATGGAGAGAGCTACCAGGTCGAATATCCGAATGGTAGAAAAATCGATCGTAATCTGGATTCGTTTGGACAAGTAGAGAATGTGACTCATCTGAACAAGCAAGATCCTGTCTGGACTGAATCGAACAAGTATTCTTTCGGGAATGTCGTGTCTATCCAGCGGAACGGAACTGCTCACCAATACAATTACGACAATATCGATCGCTTGACCAAGGAAGAGGTACCAAGCTTAACGAATCAGTACTCCTATGACGGCAGAGGCAACCGCTCCGCTTTTGAAGGAAAGCTGCCTACTGATATTGGGACAACGATGTATACGTACGATGAGCGAAATCGCCTACGCAGTACCTCAAACGAAAAGACAGGGACAAAGACAGCGTATACCTACTTTGGGGATGGGCTGCGTGCAACCAAGGTCGAGAATGGTGACGAAACAAAGTACGTATACTTGAATGGAAAAGTTATCGAAGAGCTGGATGCAGCGGGAAATGTAAAGGCTCGGAACATCTGGGGAAATGAACTCTTGTTTAGAAAAGACCTGTTAGCTAACAAAAATGGCTATTATGGTTATAACAGTCATGGAGATGTTGTTTCGATCTCAGATGAAAATGGGCAGGTTCTGAACACCTACGAGTATGATACGTGGGGAAATGTCACTACGCAGACGGAAGGGATGTCCAATCCGTTTAAGTATAGTGGAGAGATTTATGATGAGAAGACCGGTTTTTATTATCTGCGTGCACGGTATTATGATCCGACGGTAGGGCGGTTTATCTCGGAGGATACGTATAAAGGGCACGTGGATAATCCGTTGACGCTCAATAGGTATACGTATGTGGAAAACAATCCGTTGAGGTATAAAGATCCTACTGGACATTGGAAGGAGGGAGACGAGAAGTTACATCCAACTATACAGGATAAAATAATAGATTTAACAATTGATTATTATTCAACAAATGACGTTGGATGGCGTAGAGTTATTGAGGGACAGGCAAATTTGTGGAGAGAATATGGGAAATACGATCCTGCTGATTTTGTCCCTGGTGGTGGTATGGTTTCCATAGGGAAGAAAGCTCTCAATATCGCTGGTAAAAGCGCAACGAGTGCTCGTAATTCTGCTGGAACTGTAACAGGGAGTATAACAAACACTGTTTACAAAATGATGCGTGGCACGCACGGAAATGCAGGTGTTATACCTAAAGAGGTTGCAGAACAATTAAGCGGCAAAACC from the Brevibacillus brevis genome contains:
- a CDS encoding RHS repeat domain-containing protein — translated: MRIKQWLTKSINVILAASLLWPGMAYANTEESPNGTDSASASDQNGTTKNWLTTYVNAKDEASKKKEKKPDDKPSYTKEKVLAENWDSLHPNDVWQAYRNSTREMLQIASYFYPQFDKFLSHNEQVEKYQWTDEIVIGKISKLTKTKYEQISALLPAIKIFFEQSKSEDQPKPTLQQRNALTSSSLASSPPDAMYDSEGLTYQYKRSNTDNPVDELYRTANVREIDLQLDGKHGMDLTLERSYSSLDAMTEDIYYSTSEINRTRPLQGDVNSLKHGWSLNFPRFQEIYKSNTNCTKSSDATKYSCGHKGEGERYLFTLEDGTVLESSTKYGTWVNTPFQGATMVNYRDKTGEFGEYHMATLRVNGDKYDFGEESRYKGDDLYTTYLVKKTNPYGDTIHYRIPDDHSLPIEITDSVGRYIVMDRLSGSTQVRVYQDSSKTTLLKHLEYEWGIYTNQDRVIEHDVSGTASKVIAEYMYHDAKLYGKSEFNFKPDYTFLATNGVINFDDNGIESSSYTNVDRTKRGTVNYKLLKQVYYPVEGLSMAYTYSLYNPDAPGFLDRGVVRLYQDKEMLTYTSYHPVTAVNFRFAKTPHPDDPKTEWYSYTKYYPETNKEIWKAPKSESVRFATQSLNRDGSRVVTSTLQDGLLNEEKAFVVNEDRNFLLQSVKKYVGSGSDTDTIQGELKLTEGDKTYLFSPVTYTSYLYNDRETKPTYVFTFPGRPASITTDQDVYSFLLAPNPDKLSKVKVRIPRLAQTTEYDYNKYGDVIKEVDPKGNVTVTEYVFPGTPSDFRLPGSIKKTAAGNPSHYHQETYTYGGDSLLATEKIVDSYPDGITPRVEQIDRTYSYADKQLRYIAEASTGPDAKTTLQNIASYEPMGLYPSQITMQVETAAGQKQTLAHSYSYDGMGRLTSRTYPDNTLVQFTYDLLGRKTKELVTSKEQTRTTSYAYDDAVRKVTMTMPDGTQVFSHFTPYGEVEYKGQIGINGEVRPLLYNTYSLDANHLLSSSPFADNNRATTFVYNADGTVWQKKEPIGTTVYLHANTMNDGTNKVAANTQLTIEPNGLQTTQYHDRHGQLEKEVKRTGDGTQSLTTHLSRNDFDQVIRKSVKDHTGENRAWEYRYTNNGNLVYLLDPEQNKYRYEYDSLGNLVTVTENQVLTTKNHYNALSWKISEQDIPSGATESYSYNANGTTKEFRDKAGNTHTYEYTPFYDVAKLITKNAAGVVTNVETNEYVPNTSLLQKETNSNGTDGLPTGSHNREISYTYDPFQRLKSQTVFGRAYQLGYADHDDLMDTFTYPDSTTVTYSYDSANRLQEVNSPLTGLITYDYHMKPNGESYQVEYPNGRKIDRNLDSFGQVENVTHLNKQDPVWTESNKYSFGNVVSIQRNGTAHQYNYDNIDRLTKEEVPSLTNQYSYDGRGNRSAFEGKLPTDIGTTMYTYDERNRLRSTSNEKTGTKTAYTYFGDGLRATKVENGDETKYVYLNGKVIEELDAAGNVKARNIWGNELLFRKDLLANKNGYYGYNSHGDVVSISDENGQVLNTYEYDTWGNVTTQTEGMSNPFKYSGEIYDEKTGFYYLRARYYDPTVGRFISEDTYKGHVDNPLTLNRYTYVENNPLRYKDPTGHWKEGDEKLHPTIQDKIIDLTIDYYSTNDVGWRRVIEGQANLWREYGKYDPADFVPGGGMVSIGKKALNIAGKSATSARNSAGTVTGSITNTVYKMMRGTHGNAGVIPKEVAEQLSGKTYKNFDDFRKDFWRSVASSPYANEFGASNITRMKKGLAPIATKSQQYGEQRSYVLHHLQPIQHGGGVYNLNNIIIVTPRFHQEILNRSYHFGK